Proteins encoded together in one Thermococcus gammatolerans EJ3 window:
- the hmgA gene encoding hydroxymethylglutaryl-CoA reductase (NADPH), whose amino-acid sequence MEFEELVEKVVKGEVKLHQVEKYTDKRTATEIRRKALEKKLGVKLEHIGHYSIDPEQVIGRNIENMIGVVQIPMGVAGPLKINGEYAKGEFYIPLATTEGALVASVNRGCSALTEAGGVKTTLIDDKMTRAPLLKCPDARRAREVAEWVKENIDYLQEKAVSKVTRHGKLRDVKPFIVGNNLYLRFEFETGDAMGMNMVTIASEEIMKVIEEEFPDVKYLALSGNLCVDKKPNAMNFINGRGKTVIAEAIVPREIVERKLKTTPELIAEVNYRKNLVGSAQAGSYGFNAHFGNIVGAIFLATGQDEAQITEGSHGITLAEVTPEGDLYISITMPSLEIGTVGGGTRVPTQREALSIMGVAGGGDPPGTNAKKFAEIVAGAVLAGELSLLAAIAAKHLAKAHKELGR is encoded by the coding sequence ATGGAGTTTGAGGAGCTCGTTGAGAAGGTCGTTAAGGGAGAGGTAAAGCTCCACCAGGTTGAGAAGTACACGGACAAGAGAACCGCAACGGAAATAAGGAGGAAGGCCCTCGAGAAGAAGCTCGGCGTGAAACTTGAGCACATCGGACACTACAGCATAGACCCGGAGCAGGTTATCGGCAGGAACATCGAGAACATGATAGGCGTCGTCCAGATACCGATGGGAGTAGCAGGACCGCTCAAAATCAACGGCGAGTATGCGAAGGGCGAATTTTACATACCCCTTGCCACCACCGAGGGTGCGCTCGTTGCGAGCGTTAACAGGGGTTGTTCTGCCCTCACAGAGGCAGGAGGCGTTAAGACTACCCTCATAGACGACAAGATGACCCGCGCACCGCTTCTCAAGTGCCCCGACGCGAGGAGAGCCAGAGAAGTTGCCGAGTGGGTGAAGGAGAACATAGACTACCTTCAGGAGAAGGCCGTCAGCAAGGTCACCAGGCACGGAAAGCTCAGGGACGTTAAGCCCTTCATAGTGGGCAACAACCTCTACCTAAGGTTTGAGTTCGAGACCGGCGACGCGATGGGCATGAACATGGTAACGATAGCGAGCGAGGAGATAATGAAGGTCATCGAAGAGGAGTTCCCGGACGTGAAGTATCTGGCGCTCTCGGGCAACCTCTGCGTTGACAAGAAGCCCAACGCCATGAACTTCATCAATGGGCGCGGTAAGACCGTCATAGCTGAAGCGATAGTCCCGCGCGAGATAGTCGAGAGGAAGCTGAAGACGACGCCGGAACTAATAGCTGAGGTAAACTACCGCAAGAACCTCGTGGGTTCTGCCCAGGCTGGTTCCTACGGCTTCAACGCCCACTTTGGCAACATAGTCGGGGCAATCTTCCTCGCCACCGGACAGGACGAGGCTCAGATTACCGAAGGTTCACACGGCATAACCCTTGCGGAGGTTACGCCTGAGGGGGACCTCTACATCAGCATAACAATGCCGAGCCTTGAAATCGGAACCGTCGGAGGAGGAACGCGCGTCCCGACCCAGAGGGAGGCGCTCTCAATTATGGGCGTCGCTGGAGGAGGCGACCCACCGGGAACCAACGCCAAGAAGTTCGCGGAGATAGTTGCGGGAGCGGTTTTGGCTGGGGAACTCTCGCTCCTCGCGGCGATAGCGGCGAAGCACCTCGCGAAGGCTCACAAGGAGCTGGGTCGTTGA
- the argF gene encoding ornithine carbamoyltransferase, with protein MVVSLAGRDLLCLQDFTREEIETILKTAEMMKIWNKIGKPHRVLEGKTLAMIFQKPSTRTRISFEVGIYQLGGYGLYLNANDLQLRRGETIADTARVLSRYVDGIMARVYAHKDVEDLAKYASVPVINGLSDFSHPCQALADYQTILEKKGRIQGLKVVYVGDGNNVAHSLMIAGTKLGANVVVATPEGYEPDERVIKWAEQNAAESGGSFELLHDPVKAVKDADVIYTDVWASMGQETEAEERRKIFKPFQVNKELVKHAKPDYIFMHCLPAHRGEEVTDDVIDSPNSVVFDQAENRLHAQKAVMALVMGGIKV; from the coding sequence ATGGTGGTTAGCCTCGCTGGAAGGGATCTTCTCTGCCTTCAGGACTTCACGAGGGAGGAGATCGAGACTATTCTCAAGACGGCTGAGATGATGAAAATCTGGAACAAAATAGGCAAGCCGCACCGCGTTCTTGAGGGCAAAACCCTAGCCATGATTTTCCAGAAGCCCTCGACCAGGACGAGGATTTCATTCGAGGTTGGAATCTACCAGCTCGGCGGCTACGGCCTCTACCTCAACGCCAACGATTTACAGCTCAGGCGCGGTGAGACCATAGCCGACACGGCAAGGGTTCTCAGCAGGTACGTGGATGGGATAATGGCCAGGGTCTACGCCCACAAGGATGTCGAGGACCTCGCCAAGTACGCGAGCGTCCCGGTCATCAACGGTCTGAGCGACTTCTCCCACCCGTGCCAGGCTTTAGCTGACTACCAGACCATACTCGAGAAGAAGGGCAGGATTCAGGGCCTCAAGGTCGTCTACGTCGGGGACGGAAACAACGTGGCTCATTCCCTCATGATAGCCGGAACCAAGCTTGGAGCGAACGTCGTCGTTGCAACTCCGGAGGGCTACGAGCCGGACGAGAGGGTCATCAAGTGGGCGGAGCAGAACGCGGCCGAGAGCGGCGGAAGCTTTGAGCTCCTCCACGACCCCGTCAAGGCCGTTAAAGATGCTGATGTCATCTACACCGACGTCTGGGCGAGCATGGGGCAGGAAACCGAGGCCGAGGAGAGGAGAAAGATATTTAAGCCCTTCCAGGTCAACAAGGAGCTCGTGAAGCACGCCAAGCCGGACTACATCTTCATGCACTGCCTCCCGGCCCACAGGGGAGAGGAGGTCACCGACGACGTCATAGACAGCCCGAACAGCGTCGTCTTCGACCAGGCCGAGAATCGTTTGCACGCCCAGAAAGCTGTTATGGCCCTCGTCATGGGTGGGATAAAGGTTTGA
- the tdh gene encoding L-threonine 3-dehydrogenase, protein MTEKMPAIMKTKPAYGAELVEVDVPKPGPGEVLIRVLATSICGTDLHIYEWNEWAQSRIKPPQIMGHEVAGEVVEVGPGVEDLQEGDYISVETHLVCGKCYACKHNRYHVCQNTKIFGVDMDGVFATYAIVPAKNAWKNPKDMKPEYAALQEPLGNAVDTVLAGPIAGRSTLITGAGPLGLLGIAVAKASGAYPVIVSEPSDFRRKLAKKVGADYVVNPFEEDPVEVVMSITDGAGVEVFLEFSGAPKALEQGLKATTPGGRVSLLGLFPRDVTLDFNNLIIFKALEIHGITGRHLWETWYTVSSLIQSGKLNLDPIITHRYKGFDKYEEAFELMRAGKTGKVVFFPKE, encoded by the coding sequence ATGACAGAGAAAATGCCCGCTATTATGAAAACTAAACCCGCTTACGGCGCCGAGCTCGTTGAGGTTGACGTTCCCAAGCCCGGACCGGGCGAGGTTCTCATCAGGGTTCTCGCGACGAGCATATGCGGAACCGACCTGCACATCTACGAGTGGAACGAGTGGGCGCAGAGCAGGATTAAGCCGCCCCAGATTATGGGTCATGAAGTGGCTGGAGAGGTTGTTGAAGTCGGCCCCGGCGTTGAGGACCTTCAGGAAGGCGACTACATCAGCGTTGAAACCCACCTCGTCTGCGGCAAGTGCTACGCCTGCAAGCACAACCGCTACCACGTCTGCCAGAACACCAAGATTTTTGGCGTTGACATGGACGGTGTCTTTGCGACCTACGCAATAGTTCCCGCCAAGAACGCCTGGAAGAACCCGAAGGACATGAAGCCCGAATACGCGGCCCTCCAAGAGCCCCTCGGAAACGCGGTTGATACCGTTCTGGCCGGCCCGATAGCGGGGAGAAGCACGCTCATAACAGGTGCCGGCCCACTCGGGCTGCTCGGAATAGCAGTGGCCAAGGCAAGTGGTGCTTATCCGGTCATAGTCTCCGAGCCCAGCGACTTCAGGAGAAAGCTCGCCAAAAAGGTTGGAGCAGACTACGTCGTCAACCCCTTCGAGGAAGACCCAGTCGAGGTCGTCATGAGCATAACCGACGGTGCTGGTGTCGAGGTCTTCCTGGAGTTCAGCGGCGCTCCCAAGGCCCTTGAGCAGGGCCTTAAGGCGACGACTCCAGGGGGGAGGGTCTCGCTTCTCGGCCTCTTCCCACGCGATGTCACGCTCGACTTCAACAACCTCATAATCTTCAAGGCCCTGGAAATCCACGGCATCACCGGAAGACACCTCTGGGAGACCTGGTACACCGTCTCAAGTCTCATCCAGAGCGGGAAGCTCAACCTCGACCCGATTATCACCCACAGGTACAAGGGCTTCGACAAGTATGAGGAAGCTTTCGAGCTCATGCGCGCTGGCAAGACCGGTAAGGTCGTCTTCTTCCCGAAGGAGTGA
- the tgtA gene encoding tRNA guanosine(15) transglycosylase TgtA — MEFRFEVKARDAAGRIGKLTVNGKSIETPAIMPVINPKQLIVTPKELEEMGFGMIITNSYIIYKTPELKEKALELGIHRLLDYDGIIEVDSGSFQLMRYGEVEVTNREIIEFQEKIGVDIGTFLDIPTPPDAPREKAEEDLRITLERAKEAESIKNIAMNAAVQGSTYPDLRTHAAQELSKMNFEIHPIGAVVPLMESYRYRDLVDVVVASKLGLRPDRPVHLFGAGHPMIFALAVAMGVDLFDSASYALYAKDDRYLTPEGTKRLEELEYFPCSCPVCSRYTPQELREMPKEERTRLLAIHNLWVIREELNRVKQAIKEGELWRLVDERARSHPKLYSAYKRLLEYRDYLEKNEPITKASAFFKVSEEAMRWPIVYRAKERAERVAKKFPERIRHPIFGEIPKYLSLSYPFAQSEGEEDFTIEKPRKGEARKYVMAVAEYQFGEGAGEAFKDAFVELSRKTGMPRQVKAKGKHLATFRAEDGLLTLGIEGAKRLHALLPFPKMRVVVNEDAEPFAKRGKNVFAKFVVDADPSIRPYDEVLVVNEKDELLATGQTLLNGEELKVFQSGLAVKVRRGIEKG, encoded by the coding sequence ATGGAGTTCAGGTTCGAGGTTAAGGCGCGCGACGCGGCCGGAAGAATAGGGAAGCTCACCGTTAACGGCAAGAGCATCGAGACACCAGCGATAATGCCCGTCATTAACCCGAAACAGCTCATCGTAACGCCGAAGGAGCTCGAGGAGATGGGCTTTGGAATGATAATCACAAACTCCTACATCATCTACAAGACGCCGGAATTGAAGGAAAAGGCCCTTGAGCTGGGCATTCACAGGCTCCTTGACTACGACGGGATAATCGAGGTAGATTCCGGCTCATTCCAGCTCATGCGCTACGGCGAGGTCGAGGTTACCAACAGGGAGATAATCGAGTTCCAGGAGAAAATCGGCGTCGATATAGGCACCTTCCTCGACATTCCGACCCCTCCCGACGCGCCGAGGGAGAAGGCCGAGGAAGACCTCAGGATAACCCTCGAGCGGGCGAAGGAAGCCGAAAGCATAAAGAACATCGCTATGAACGCTGCTGTCCAGGGTTCAACTTATCCGGACTTAAGAACCCACGCCGCTCAGGAGCTCAGCAAGATGAACTTTGAAATCCACCCGATCGGTGCAGTCGTTCCGCTCATGGAGAGCTACCGCTACCGCGATTTAGTGGACGTTGTGGTGGCTTCCAAGCTCGGTCTAAGACCGGACAGGCCGGTTCACCTCTTTGGAGCGGGCCACCCGATGATTTTCGCCTTAGCCGTTGCTATGGGCGTTGACCTCTTCGACTCGGCGAGCTATGCCTTGTACGCTAAAGACGACCGCTATTTGACGCCCGAGGGGACGAAAAGGCTCGAAGAGCTTGAGTACTTCCCCTGCTCCTGTCCCGTGTGCTCCCGCTACACCCCGCAAGAGTTGCGTGAGATGCCGAAGGAAGAAAGGACGAGGCTTTTGGCCATCCACAACCTCTGGGTGATACGCGAGGAGCTCAATAGGGTCAAGCAGGCGATAAAGGAGGGTGAACTCTGGCGCCTCGTTGACGAGAGGGCAAGGAGCCACCCGAAGCTTTACTCAGCTTACAAGAGGCTGCTTGAGTACCGAGACTACCTTGAGAAGAACGAGCCGATAACCAAGGCGAGTGCCTTCTTCAAGGTGAGCGAGGAAGCAATGAGATGGCCCATCGTTTACCGCGCCAAGGAGAGGGCCGAGCGGGTGGCCAAAAAGTTCCCCGAGAGGATTAGACACCCGATATTCGGAGAGATTCCAAAGTATCTGAGTTTGAGCTACCCCTTCGCCCAGAGCGAGGGCGAGGAGGACTTCACGATAGAGAAGCCGAGGAAAGGGGAAGCGAGAAAGTACGTCATGGCCGTCGCGGAGTACCAGTTCGGCGAAGGGGCGGGCGAGGCCTTCAAGGACGCTTTCGTGGAGCTCTCGCGGAAGACTGGCATGCCGAGGCAGGTAAAGGCGAAGGGCAAGCACCTCGCGACCTTCAGGGCGGAGGACGGCCTGTTAACGCTCGGCATCGAGGGGGCAAAGAGACTTCACGCGCTCCTGCCGTTCCCGAAGATGCGCGTCGTGGTCAACGAAGATGCCGAACCCTTCGCGAAGCGCGGAAAAAACGTCTTCGCCAAGTTCGTGGTCGATGCCGACCCCTCAATCAGGCCCTACGACGAAGTTTTGGTAGTGAACGAAAAGGATGAACTCCTCGCGACAGGGCAGACCCTTCTGAACGGCGAGGAGCTGAAGGTCTTCCAGAGCGGACTGGCCGTGAAGGTTAGGAGGGGAATAGAGAAGGGTTAA
- a CDS encoding inorganic phosphate transporter, with product MIEVTAAAFFMAWAIGANDSAKAVGTAVGSGVVGFRRAVLIVAVFTTLGAVIGHSAVSGTITELARGLSPGEVALALFSAASAVTIASLWGRPISTTQSIIGALIGSSLALGLSVDWWTIGKIVSAWFFSPVLASFLAIAVYRLYKPLLRRIKCLKNLELTQKWLVFLASAFSAFNLGTNEVSNVIGLAKAGGMSDPNAFLALVMAFGTLTFSYEVMMTIGKDIAPLGPTSAFSSQFGASIAVSTANLFGLPVSSGQAIVGAISGLSAYKGEHVNKKLLVDIVKSWVRAPLFAGILAFLLVKLFSAGF from the coding sequence ATGATCGAGGTCACCGCAGCGGCGTTCTTCATGGCGTGGGCAATAGGAGCGAACGACAGCGCAAAAGCCGTTGGAACCGCCGTTGGCTCCGGTGTCGTAGGCTTCAGGCGTGCGGTGCTGATAGTTGCGGTGTTCACAACCCTCGGGGCAGTTATCGGTCACTCCGCCGTTTCAGGAACGATAACAGAACTGGCCAGAGGCCTCTCCCCGGGAGAAGTCGCTTTGGCGCTCTTCAGCGCGGCATCTGCCGTTACAATCGCGAGCCTGTGGGGACGGCCAATCTCAACGACCCAGTCAATAATCGGTGCGCTCATAGGTTCCTCCCTTGCCCTTGGTCTCTCAGTCGACTGGTGGACGATAGGTAAAATCGTCTCGGCGTGGTTCTTTTCTCCAGTTCTTGCTTCTTTCCTTGCCATAGCGGTGTACAGGCTCTATAAACCCCTCCTTCGCAGGATAAAGTGTCTAAAGAACCTCGAACTCACCCAGAAGTGGCTCGTCTTCCTCGCCTCTGCCTTCTCGGCCTTCAACCTCGGCACGAACGAGGTCTCGAACGTTATAGGCCTTGCAAAGGCCGGCGGAATGTCCGACCCAAACGCCTTCCTCGCCCTTGTGATGGCCTTCGGGACGCTCACCTTCAGCTATGAAGTCATGATGACGATAGGAAAGGACATAGCACCCCTCGGTCCGACTTCGGCATTTTCGAGTCAGTTCGGGGCCTCGATAGCGGTCAGCACCGCAAACCTCTTCGGCCTGCCCGTCAGCTCGGGCCAGGCGATAGTTGGGGCGATAAGCGGGCTGAGCGCCTACAAGGGCGAGCACGTGAACAAAAAGCTCCTCGTGGACATCGTGAAGAGCTGGGTTCGCGCGCCGCTCTTCGCCGGAATCCTCGCGTTTCTTCTCGTCAAGCTCTTCTCGGCAGGCTTTTAA
- a CDS encoding MinD/ParA family ATP-binding protein has translation MAVIVMTGRGGAGKTTTTANLSTFLAGREYRVLAIDGDLYLPNLGFHFGMDNVKYTVHSLLKDPSLDPEWAIYKHRETGVYVMPGSSNLHDVIGISPQGLRDLVERVKYKFGVVFVDSPTGVPFDTLPTFEVADYQIIVVEIERSPIYSFETMVENEVNKLKALGEEYGLRIGVVLNKVRESADVVDKIIDVIENEVGVPVLSWVPFDDAVPESINVGIPVLAYKPKSDAALAFAEAGEVLEEWIFG, from the coding sequence ATGGCAGTGATCGTAATGACGGGCAGAGGTGGTGCCGGAAAGACCACGACCACCGCTAACCTGAGCACTTTTCTGGCGGGGAGGGAGTACAGGGTTCTGGCAATAGACGGTGACCTCTACCTTCCAAACCTCGGCTTCCACTTCGGAATGGACAACGTCAAATACACCGTTCACTCGCTTCTCAAGGACCCTAGCCTCGATCCGGAGTGGGCAATCTACAAGCACAGGGAAACGGGAGTTTACGTGATGCCAGGAAGCTCGAACCTTCACGATGTGATCGGCATTTCCCCCCAGGGCCTGAGGGATCTCGTTGAGAGGGTTAAGTACAAGTTCGGTGTTGTTTTCGTCGATTCCCCCACCGGTGTTCCCTTTGATACCCTTCCAACCTTCGAGGTGGCGGATTATCAGATAATCGTCGTGGAGATAGAACGTTCACCGATATACTCCTTTGAGACGATGGTCGAGAACGAGGTAAACAAGCTCAAGGCCCTCGGCGAGGAGTACGGCCTTAGGATCGGCGTTGTCCTTAACAAAGTTCGCGAGAGCGCCGATGTCGTAGACAAGATAATAGACGTGATAGAGAACGAGGTCGGCGTTCCGGTTCTCAGCTGGGTGCCCTTTGACGATGCGGTTCCAGAGTCGATAAACGTCGGTATCCCTGTACTGGCATACAAACCGAAGAGCGACGCCGCTTTAGCCTTTGCCGAGGCCGGAGAAGTACTTGAGGAATGGATTTTCGGCTGA
- the thyX gene encoding FAD-dependent thymidylate synthase produces the protein MEGIRVRLVNYTKKPLETVTWAALISYWDEWESKAFERMTENDVEMHLPRVLGYGHESILEHAVLTFSIEGCSRVCSHQLVRHRLASYTQQSMRYIKLNTDDVEETFLIPGSVKENPELYEKWRELMRKTLELYEESINAGVHQEDARFILPQAVRTKIVVTMNLRELKHFFGLRLCERAQWEIREVAWRMLEEIAKNDELRPIIRWAKLGPRCIQLGYCPERELMPPGCWKRTKEKWEGLVSNRSDDSSK, from the coding sequence ATGGAAGGAATAAGAGTTAGACTTGTCAATTATACAAAAAAACCCCTCGAAACTGTCACCTGGGCAGCCCTCATAAGTTATTGGGACGAGTGGGAGAGCAAGGCCTTCGAGCGGATGACCGAGAATGACGTTGAGATGCACCTGCCAAGGGTTCTCGGATACGGCCACGAGAGCATTTTGGAGCACGCGGTTCTGACGTTCTCGATTGAAGGCTGTTCTCGTGTGTGTAGTCACCAGCTTGTAAGGCACCGTCTGGCGAGCTACACCCAGCAGTCAATGCGCTACATCAAGCTCAACACTGATGATGTGGAGGAGACATTTCTCATCCCTGGGAGTGTTAAAGAGAATCCAGAACTCTACGAAAAGTGGAGGGAACTGATGAGAAAGACCCTGGAACTCTACGAGGAGAGCATCAATGCAGGAGTTCACCAGGAGGACGCGCGCTTCATCCTTCCGCAGGCAGTCAGAACGAAGATAGTCGTCACCATGAACCTGCGCGAGCTTAAGCACTTCTTCGGCCTGAGGCTCTGCGAGAGGGCCCAATGGGAGATTCGCGAGGTGGCATGGAGGATGCTGGAAGAGATTGCCAAGAACGACGAACTCAGGCCGATTATAAGGTGGGCGAAGCTCGGGCCGAGGTGCATTCAGCTCGGTTACTGTCCCGAGAGGGAACTCATGCCCCCCGGCTGCTGGAAAAGGACGAAAGAAAAGTGGGAAGGGCTGGTTTCAAATAGATCCGATGATTCGTCGAAGTAA
- the pheS gene encoding phenylalanine--tRNA ligase subunit alpha, with protein MELSYQEKLTLIKLNELKRAKFEELVKATGLEQVAVMRAVLGLQAKGLAKLHERSEKVVKLTETGKKYAEIGLPEWRALKLLRERGKVTLDDLREVLSDDELKPIVGLLRKEGWASVRKEDGKLILEITEKGLEAEERPIDRALKLLAEKNVVPVKEIEKLIPVKELKRRKIGEEETVTERTVEITPAGEELAPKVELKREVSVLTPELIKSGKWREVEFRRFDIKAPVRRIYPGKKQPYRAFLDKIRRRLIEMGFIEMTVDSLIETQFWNFDALFQPQNHPAREWTDTYQLKYPKSGFLPEEELVERVKTAHERGLAGSRGWGYVWSPERAMLLMPRAHGTALSGRQLAKGVEIPGKYFTIQRVFRPDVLDRTHLIEFNQIDGFVVGEELNFRHLLGILKRFAVEIAGAKKVKFLPDYYPFTEPSVQMSAYHPELGWVEFGGAGIFREEMTKALGIEVPVIAWGIGIDRLAMFKLGIDDIRYLFSYDLRWLREAKLVW; from the coding sequence ATGGAGCTGAGCTATCAGGAGAAGCTCACCCTTATCAAGCTTAACGAACTGAAAAGGGCTAAATTTGAGGAGCTCGTTAAAGCTACTGGACTCGAGCAGGTAGCGGTCATGAGGGCTGTCCTCGGCCTGCAGGCGAAGGGCCTGGCGAAACTCCACGAGAGGAGCGAGAAAGTCGTTAAGCTCACCGAGACGGGAAAGAAATACGCTGAAATCGGCCTCCCCGAGTGGAGGGCCCTAAAGCTCCTCCGCGAGAGGGGAAAGGTTACGCTCGACGACCTCAGAGAAGTCCTCAGCGACGACGAGCTTAAACCGATAGTCGGCCTCCTCAGGAAGGAGGGCTGGGCAAGCGTTAGGAAGGAGGACGGCAAGCTAATCCTCGAAATAACCGAGAAGGGGCTTGAAGCTGAGGAGAGGCCCATTGACAGGGCCCTAAAACTCCTCGCCGAGAAAAACGTTGTCCCAGTCAAGGAAATTGAGAAGCTCATTCCTGTCAAGGAGCTCAAGAGGAGGAAAATCGGGGAGGAGGAAACCGTAACCGAGAGAACCGTCGAGATTACACCGGCAGGCGAGGAGCTGGCTCCGAAGGTAGAGCTAAAGAGGGAAGTTTCCGTCCTAACGCCGGAACTCATAAAGTCAGGCAAATGGCGCGAGGTAGAGTTCAGACGCTTTGATATAAAGGCCCCCGTGAGGAGGATTTACCCGGGCAAGAAGCAGCCGTACCGCGCTTTCCTCGACAAGATAAGGAGAAGGCTCATCGAGATGGGCTTCATCGAGATGACGGTCGATTCACTCATCGAGACTCAGTTCTGGAACTTCGACGCCCTCTTCCAGCCCCAGAACCACCCGGCGAGGGAGTGGACGGACACCTATCAGCTCAAGTACCCGAAGAGCGGATTCCTGCCAGAGGAGGAGCTCGTTGAGAGGGTTAAGACCGCCCACGAGCGCGGTTTGGCAGGCTCGCGCGGCTGGGGCTATGTCTGGTCTCCAGAGAGAGCCATGCTCCTCATGCCGAGGGCACACGGCACTGCTCTAAGCGGTAGACAGCTCGCCAAGGGCGTCGAAATCCCAGGGAAGTACTTCACAATCCAGCGCGTTTTCAGACCGGACGTCCTCGACAGGACGCACCTCATCGAGTTCAACCAGATTGACGGCTTTGTAGTTGGAGAAGAGCTCAACTTCAGGCACCTCCTCGGAATCCTGAAGCGCTTCGCGGTGGAAATCGCTGGAGCGAAGAAAGTCAAGTTCCTGCCCGACTACTATCCGTTCACCGAGCCGAGCGTCCAGATGAGCGCCTACCACCCTGAACTCGGCTGGGTCGAGTTCGGCGGTGCCGGAATCTTCCGCGAGGAGATGACCAAAGCTCTGGGCATAGAGGTCCCGGTCATCGCGTGGGGAATCGGAATCGACAGGTTAGCTATGTTCAAGCTCGGGATAGACGACATCCGCTACCTCTTCAGCTACGACCTCCGCTGGCTGAGGGAAGCGAAGCTGGTGTGGTGA
- the pheT gene encoding phenylalanine--tRNA ligase subunit beta, with translation MPKFDVSKRDLERLVGKEFTVEEWEDLFLYAKCELDDVWEENGEIYFKADSKDTNRPDLWSAEGIARQIRWALGFRRGLPEYEVEKSDVTVYVDEKLKDIRPYGVYAIVECLKLDEEALKQMINLQEKVALTFGRRRREVAIGIFDFDKVKPPIYYRAAEKTEKFVPLGFEEELTLEEILEKHEKGREYGHLIKDKPYYPLLVDSEGKVLSMPPIINSETTGRVTTETRNVFVDVTGWDLNKVMLALNVVVTALAERGGRIKSVKVVYPDFEIETPNLTPKSFEVELDYIRKLAGLDLSDGEIKDLLERMMYDVTLEDGKAKLLYPAFRDDIMHARDVLEDVLIAYGYNEIEPEEPKLAVQGRGDKFIEFEDAVRELMVGFGLQEVMTFNLTNREAQYGKMNLEYGRDYFNNPPAELVEIENPISPKWSALRNWLLPSLLDFLSQNTHEEYPQRLFEVGKATLIDESRETKTVSESKLAVVLAQPRVTFTDTKEILDSVMRHLGFEYELEEVEHPSFIPGRVGKVIVKGKAIGVIGEIHPSVLEKWGIEMPVAGFELFLRPLYTEPYL, from the coding sequence ATGCCAAAGTTCGACGTGTCAAAGCGGGATTTGGAGAGGCTCGTTGGCAAAGAATTCACTGTCGAGGAGTGGGAAGACCTCTTCCTCTACGCCAAATGCGAGCTCGACGACGTCTGGGAGGAGAACGGTGAAATCTACTTCAAAGCGGACTCCAAGGACACCAACAGGCCCGACCTCTGGAGCGCCGAGGGCATAGCAAGGCAGATACGCTGGGCGCTCGGCTTCAGGAGGGGCCTGCCAGAATACGAGGTCGAGAAAAGCGACGTTACCGTTTACGTTGACGAGAAGCTGAAAGACATCCGCCCCTACGGTGTTTACGCAATCGTTGAATGCCTCAAGCTTGACGAAGAGGCTCTCAAGCAGATGATTAACCTCCAGGAGAAGGTCGCTCTGACCTTCGGGAGGAGAAGGAGAGAGGTTGCCATCGGTATCTTCGACTTCGACAAGGTGAAGCCCCCAATATACTACCGTGCGGCAGAGAAAACCGAGAAGTTCGTCCCGCTCGGCTTCGAGGAGGAGCTTACGCTGGAGGAAATCCTCGAAAAGCACGAGAAGGGCAGGGAGTACGGGCATTTGATTAAGGACAAGCCTTACTATCCGCTCCTCGTTGATTCCGAAGGTAAAGTCCTCTCGATGCCCCCGATAATCAACTCCGAAACGACCGGAAGGGTAACGACCGAAACGAGGAACGTCTTCGTCGACGTCACCGGCTGGGATTTGAACAAGGTCATGCTTGCCCTTAATGTCGTTGTCACAGCTTTGGCGGAGCGCGGAGGAAGGATTAAGAGCGTTAAAGTCGTTTATCCAGACTTTGAGATTGAAACGCCCAATTTAACTCCCAAGTCCTTCGAGGTCGAGCTGGACTACATAAGGAAGCTTGCGGGCCTCGACTTGAGCGACGGTGAAATCAAGGACCTCCTTGAGAGGATGATGTACGACGTGACCCTTGAGGACGGTAAAGCAAAGCTCCTCTATCCGGCATTCCGCGACGACATAATGCACGCCAGGGACGTTTTAGAGGACGTCCTAATCGCCTACGGCTACAACGAGATTGAGCCCGAGGAGCCTAAGTTAGCGGTTCAGGGCAGGGGCGACAAGTTTATCGAGTTCGAGGACGCGGTTAGGGAGCTCATGGTCGGCTTTGGTCTCCAGGAGGTTATGACCTTCAACCTGACCAACAGGGAAGCCCAGTATGGAAAGATGAACCTCGAATACGGGAGGGACTACTTCAACAATCCCCCCGCTGAGCTCGTCGAGATAGAGAACCCGATAAGCCCGAAGTGGTCCGCCCTTAGAAACTGGCTCCTTCCAAGCTTACTCGACTTCCTGAGCCAGAACACCCACGAAGAGTACCCGCAGAGGCTCTTCGAGGTCGGTAAGGCCACTTTGATAGACGAGAGCAGGGAAACGAAGACCGTCAGCGAGAGCAAGCTTGCCGTCGTGCTGGCCCAGCCGAGGGTTACCTTCACTGACACAAAGGAAATCCTTGACAGTGTTATGCGCCACCTCGGCTTCGAGTACGAGCTTGAGGAGGTCGAGCACCCGAGCTTCATCCCCGGCAGGGTTGGAAAGGTAATCGTGAAAGGAAAAGCCATCGGCGTAATCGGCGAAATCCACCCATCTGTTTTAGAAAAGTGGGGAATCGAGATGCCCGTTGCGGGCTTTGAGCTGTTCCTCAGGCCTCTCTACACGGAGCCCTACCTTTAG